CCGTTTAGGGCAGAAAGCCATGGACGTAACGACCCGATGGCGTCCCCATAGGTGCTACTGCCGAGGAGTTCGTCGAAGCCGTCGATCAAAAGGGTGGCAAGCCCGTTTCGGACGAGAGCCTTTACTCCACGGTCTGTCAAGTTCCTGGTGGGTGCGACGGCAGATTGAATTACTGTCGATAAATCGTCGAGCACCCGACCAGTTGATCGGACATAGATGTAGAGCGGGGCGGAGTGGGAGTCTTGCGCGGCTACCGCCTCCGCCCGATCGATGGCGGCGCGGAGCATAGTGTGGGTCTTGCCGCTTCCTGCGTCACCGGTGAAGAATGTGATTCGTGTTAGCCCCTGGTTGTCTGTGGAAGCTTCATCTACGGCGTCAAAGATAGCTCCTGCTGGGAGTTCTTCTGCGTCGCTGCCATCATAGTCCGTGACCTCTACATTGGTCTCAACGATGTGTCTGGTGTGGTACGGCCCGTCGCTATAGGCGGCCTCTTCCGTGAGGATATGATCCTCGATCATGCGAAAGGAGGTAGCTAGACGCGAAGCAACAGTCTTCCAATTGCACATTCGCCGCATGAACTCGGTGTATGGGTGCCAATGGCCCTCGTCGTACCACTGTCGTACCTCGTCGGGGCCGAGCCTGAAAGAGTCGATGCGTTCCTCTGTGCCCTCACTCGTCGCCCTGCGCCAACTCATTCGAAGGGCGGACTTATCGTCCGCGAGAGAGACAGGAGTGTCCTGGTCCTCACTAAATGCAGATAGGTCCTCCTGTAGGTCGTAGAGGAAATCGGCTACGACTCGGGGTGTCTGGTCGCGCTGTCGGGTGTACGCGTCTAGAGTGCTAGCGGTGGATTCCAGGGCGACGTGACGCGCGGGGCCGCTAAGTGGTAGGTAGTGAGGTGGGGCGTCGGGCTGGCGTCGTGCGAAAATGAGTGTAGTGTCGGATTGCTCGTCTTGAATGAAGAATGGATGCAGATCGACTCGCTCGCCGTCGAGCGTCAATGTGACAGTGGCCGCTGATGTGGACAGTACGCTTCCTGCGAGAAGTGTCGTTATTGATTCGTCAAGGACGTTTAGAGCAGATTTGAGTGCGACTGCCACCGGCGTATACTCGTCAGAGGCGAGGCGACCTCCGTGTGACAGGTAATCGCGGAGCGGTTTTACGTTAGTTATTGCTTTAGTGTCGATCGGTGCGTTCCATGCAGTGGTAACGCCGTCCGCAAGTGACCGTATTCGCCGGGCGATAGGGGTGTCGAGCGAGCGGGTCTCGTTTGCGGCTTTCCGGATGATGTCTCGCCAGGTCCCAAGACCGGCAGTCGGACGTAAGAGCTGTAGCGATGTTCCAGTCTCTTGTGATGCAAGACGTAAGGTTAGCAGGGCTGCTAGTCGGACACGGAACTCGAGTTCGGCAACGAGTTCGTGAGGCCCCGCCGATTCCCGAGCGGCTGGAAGTGCCGTGAGGATGGTTGCTTGATGGCTCATGCCGGCTCCTGAGGTTGGGGCAGGCGCTCAGTTTGCACGATGTGCCGGATTGCTGGGGCCAGAACGGGCGGGTATGTCGAATTACGTGCCGATATCGTCGGTGTGGAGGCCGCTACTGCTTGCGAAGAAGACCTGCAGACGCGTCGAGGGAGCGACGCCGTGACGGGGTACGGTGTGTGGCTTCCGCGTCATGAGGGCGTACCTGAATGGTCAACGGCGATCTCTCTCGATGCGGTGCAGTGCCGCCCGCGCCCGCTCAGGCCGCGCGCTCCAGCGCGAGGAGCAGCTCCTTGGCGGGCAACCCACCGAGGTAGCCACCGATCCCGCCGTCGCTGCGCAGCACCCGGTGGCACGGCACGACGATCGGCAGCGGGTTCGTCGCGCACGCCGACCCGACGGCACGCACCGCCCGCGGGTTGCCCACGTGCCCGGCGACCTCCGCGTAGCTTTCGGTCCGCCCGTAGCCGATCGTGCGCAGGTGCTCCAGGACGGTGCGGCGGAAGCCGTGGGACAGCGCGAGGTCGACGTCGACGTCGAACGCGGTGCGGGAGCGGTCGAAGTACTCCTCGAGCTGGCGGGCCACGGCGTCGAGCCGGGCGGGGGCGTGCAGGACGCGCGGGCCGACCCGCTGGGCGAGCTCGGTGAGGACGCGGTCGTGGTCCTCGAACGCGAACGCGACCCGGACGAGCCCGCGGTCGGTCGCGGCGAGCAGCAGCGGCCCGACGGGGGAGTCGACCTGCCGGTAGGCGACGTCGAGGAGCCCGTCGCGTGCGGCGTCCTCGGCGAGGCGGGTGCGCAGCCGCTCGAGGGTGAGGGTGTCGTCGGTGGGGAAGAGGTCGCTCATCGTCGGTCTCCGGCGGGTTGGGCGCCGTACTGGCGGCGCAGGGTCCTCATGCCGTCCGCGGCGGCGCGCCGGGCGGCGTCCGGCGTGCCGCCGACGATCGCGGCGACGTCGGCGAACGGCAGGCCGGCGAGGTAGTGGTAGGCGATGGTCAGGCGCTGCTTGTCGGGCAGCGCGGCGACGGCGTACCAGACCTCGGCGACCTCCTCGCCCGGCTCCCCGGGCGGGCCCGGCGGCTCGGGCAGGTGCTCGGCCGGCCGGGGCCGGCGGGCGCGGGCACGCAGCACGTCCACCGCCTTGCGGTGGGCGATCGTCACGAGCCACGCCTCGAGGTTCGCCCCGGCGGGCAGCGCGGGGTAGGCGCGCAGCGCGGCGAGGAACGTCTCGGACCACGCGTCGTCGGCGTCGTGGGGGCCGACGACGGCGCGGCACACACGCAGGACGGTCGCGCCGTGGTGGGCCACGACCTCCTCGAACGGCGGCTTGGTCATCATCACCCCGTAGACGTCGCGGGCGGCCCGGACGTGAGGTCTAGATCCAGGACGGGAGCCACATGTGTGAGCGCCAGTTCTCGTAGGAGATCGTCTCACCGGTCCACACCGGCCAGAAGTAGACGAACGCGGCCACCGCGAGGAGGCAGACGACGGCGAGCGCCGTCCAGCCCACGCGGCGCGTGCGCGCCGCCTCGTCGGCGTCGCCCACCTCGTCCGCGTCGTCGCCAGCCGCGTCCGCGTCCGCGTCCGCGGCGTCGGCGTCCGGGTCCTCCGCGGCGTCGGCGGGCAGCGCGTCGTCACCGGCCGGCTCCGGGGCCGGCAGCTCACCGGGCCGCCTCGCCCGCCCGTGGAGCGGGGGCAGCAGCCCGCCGAGCCACGCGATCGCGAGGACGAGGGTGAGGGCGACGTAGGGAGCCAGGGCGATGGCGTAGAACGTGAAGATCGTGCGGTGGGCGTAGGCGAACCACGGGAGGTAGACGGCCGCGTAGCCGGCGAGGGCCACCCAGCCGCGCCAGTCGCGGCGCACGACCGCCATCCACAGGACGACGAGAAGCGCCAGCGCCCCCAGCCACCACACGACCGGGTTCCCCAGCGAGGTGATCGCCTGGATGCAGCGGTCGCTGCCGCAGTCGCCCTCGACCGGGCTCTCCCAGTAGAAGGAGGTCGGGCGGACCTGCAGGATCCAGCCGGCCGGGTGGGCCTCGTAGTTGTGCTCGGAGTCCAGCCCGTTGTGGAAGTCCCACGCGCGCAGGTGGTACTCCCACAGGGAGTTGAGCGCGTTCGGGAGCCAGGAGCGGGGGACGGTGCCGTTCTGGGCGAGCTGGTCCGCCGCCCACTGGCGCAGGTAGCCGCCGGGGGTGGCGAACCAGGAGAACCACCCGGCGACGTAGGTGAGCGCCGCGACGGGGACGAGGGAGAGGAACGCCGGCACCCCGCCGCGGAAGACGCCGCCGCCGAACCACAGCCGCGCCCCGATCGCGCGGCGGGCACACAGGTCCCACACGACGACGAGGATCCCGAAGACGGCGAGCGCGTAGATCGCCGACCACTTGACCCCGCCGCCCAGACCGAGCAGCACACCGGCGAGCACGAGCCACCAGCGCATGCCGGTGCGCGGGCCCCACGGGTCGGTGAGCCGCCCGTCCCCGCGCTCGGCGAGGTCCGCGGCGGCGGCGCGCGCGAGCCGCCGGCGGGTCTGCTCGCGGTC
Above is a genomic segment from Georgenia wutianyii containing:
- a CDS encoding methylated-DNA--[protein]-cysteine S-methyltransferase: MSDLFPTDDTLTLERLRTRLAEDAARDGLLDVAYRQVDSPVGPLLLAATDRGLVRVAFAFEDHDRVLTELAQRVGPRVLHAPARLDAVARQLEEYFDRSRTAFDVDVDLALSHGFRRTVLEHLRTIGYGRTESYAEVAGHVGNPRAVRAVGSACATNPLPIVVPCHRVLRSDGGIGGYLGGLPAKELLLALERAA
- a CDS encoding RNA polymerase sigma factor, encoding MTKPPFEEVVAHHGATVLRVCRAVVGPHDADDAWSETFLAALRAYPALPAGANLEAWLVTIAHRKAVDVLRARARRPRPAEHLPEPPGPPGEPGEEVAEVWYAVAALPDKQRLTIAYHYLAGLPFADVAAIVGGTPDAARRAAADGMRTLRRQYGAQPAGDRR
- a CDS encoding dolichyl-phosphate-mannose--protein mannosyltransferase translates to MTAPGDETHSTSLDLTEPERVDARSAAEIEEDLRSRLLRPGPTDRLWGWLGPLVVTAIAAVLRLVDLNHPTRLIFDETYYVKQAYSLLVLGYEGEWEGEGVNDRFKVGDFSDLSSDPDYVVHPQVGKWLIALGLRLFGADNGAGWRFSAAVAGAATVLVLARLTRRLTGSTLLGCAAGLLLAVDGLHFTGSRIGLLDVFLGFFVIAALAAVLVDREQTRRRLARAAAADLAERGDGRLTDPWGPRTGMRWWLVLAGVLLGLGGGVKWSAIYALAVFGILVVVWDLCARRAIGARLWFGGGVFRGGVPAFLSLVPVAALTYVAGWFSWFATPGGYLRQWAADQLAQNGTVPRSWLPNALNSLWEYHLRAWDFHNGLDSEHNYEAHPAGWILQVRPTSFYWESPVEGDCGSDRCIQAITSLGNPVVWWLGALALLVVLWMAVVRRDWRGWVALAGYAAVYLPWFAYAHRTIFTFYAIALAPYVALTLVLAIAWLGGLLPPLHGRARRPGELPAPEPAGDDALPADAAEDPDADAADADADAAGDDADEVGDADEAARTRRVGWTALAVVCLLAVAAFVYFWPVWTGETISYENWRSHMWLPSWI